From one Streptomyces sp. N50 genomic stretch:
- a CDS encoding crotonase/enoyl-CoA hydratase family protein, with protein MPEQMYETVRAEVADRILTVTLNRPERLNAFNPQMMGDLLDVLDAADADDDVRVIVVTGAGRGFCAGADVSSGGSSFDHRKAGAWHRDTGGRVALRIFSSTKPVIAAINGPAAGVGASMTLPMDIRLASTSAKFGFVFARRGIVPESAASWFLPRAVGMQRAMEWVATGRVFGPDEALSAGLVRSVHPPEELLPAAYELAREIAENTSAVSVALSRQMMWRMLGEPHPMTAHRLDSRIMSQIGGGQDPVEGVESFLAKRPPEFPGRVSKDMPAVYPWWPEEEFRPLGE; from the coding sequence ATGCCGGAGCAGATGTACGAGACCGTGCGGGCCGAGGTGGCGGACCGGATCCTCACCGTCACGCTCAACCGGCCCGAGAGGCTGAACGCCTTCAACCCGCAGATGATGGGTGACCTCCTGGACGTCCTGGACGCGGCCGACGCCGACGACGACGTGCGGGTGATCGTGGTGACCGGAGCCGGGCGGGGCTTCTGCGCGGGGGCCGATGTCAGCTCCGGCGGGTCGTCCTTCGACCATCGGAAGGCGGGTGCCTGGCACCGGGACACGGGCGGCCGGGTCGCGCTGCGGATCTTCTCCAGCACGAAACCCGTCATCGCGGCGATCAACGGGCCGGCCGCGGGCGTCGGCGCCAGCATGACCCTCCCCATGGACATCCGGCTGGCCTCGACCTCGGCGAAGTTCGGCTTCGTCTTCGCGCGCCGGGGCATCGTGCCGGAATCCGCGGCGAGCTGGTTCCTGCCCCGGGCCGTGGGGATGCAACGGGCCATGGAATGGGTGGCCACCGGCCGCGTCTTCGGCCCCGACGAGGCCCTGTCGGCCGGGTTGGTGCGCTCCGTCCACCCGCCGGAGGAGCTGCTGCCTGCGGCGTACGAACTCGCCCGGGAGATCGCCGAGAACACCTCGGCGGTCTCGGTCGCCCTCTCCCGCCAGATGATGTGGCGGATGCTCGGCGAACCCCACCCGATGACCGCGCACCGGCTCGACTCGCGGATCATGAGCCAGATCGGCGGCGGCCAGGACCCCGTGGAGGGCGTCGAGTCCTTCCTCGCCAAACGGCCCCCCGAGTTCCCGGGCCGGGTCAGCAAGGACATGCCGGCCGTCTACCCCTGGTGGCCGGAGGAGGAGTTCCGTCCCTTGGGGGAGTAG
- a CDS encoding enoyl-CoA hydratase/isomerase family protein, producing MVAVEMTDLVVTALGPVRLVELNRPDQLNAMSEELHSGLASVWDTVADDPEARVVVLTGRGRAFSAGGNFDIMTRVQRDPVFRQHNVDEARRIITGLVRCPLPVIAAVNGPAVGLGCSLALLSDLVLIADDAYVADPHVQVGLVAGDGGALVLPLLVGATRAKELLFLGDRVSAEEAVRLGIANRVVPKDKLLDEAMELAGRLAALPAQALRGTKRAVNLHLEQAMAAVLEPALLAERDSMHDPDHIAAVEEIIASRGRRRAGAEG from the coding sequence ATGGTGGCGGTGGAGATGACGGATCTGGTGGTGACGGCCCTCGGGCCGGTCCGGCTGGTCGAGCTGAACCGGCCGGACCAACTCAACGCGATGAGCGAGGAGTTGCACTCCGGCCTCGCGTCGGTCTGGGACACCGTGGCCGACGACCCCGAGGCGCGGGTGGTCGTGCTCACCGGACGGGGACGGGCGTTCAGCGCGGGAGGCAACTTCGACATCATGACCCGGGTCCAGCGCGACCCCGTCTTCCGGCAGCACAACGTCGACGAGGCCCGGCGGATCATCACCGGCCTGGTCCGCTGCCCGCTGCCGGTCATCGCGGCGGTCAACGGGCCTGCCGTGGGCCTCGGTTGCAGCCTGGCCCTGCTGAGCGACCTGGTGCTGATCGCGGACGACGCCTATGTGGCCGACCCGCACGTCCAGGTCGGTCTCGTCGCGGGCGACGGCGGCGCGCTGGTCCTGCCGCTGCTCGTCGGCGCGACCCGGGCGAAGGAACTCCTGTTCCTGGGCGACCGGGTGAGCGCCGAGGAGGCGGTCCGGCTCGGCATCGCCAACCGTGTCGTACCGAAGGACAAGCTCCTGGACGAGGCCATGGAACTGGCGGGACGGCTGGCCGCCCTGCCCGCGCAGGCGCTGCGCGGCACCAAGCGGGCGGTGAACCTGCACCTGGAGCAGGCCATGGCCGCCGTACTGGAGCCGGCGCTGCTCGCCGAACGGGACAGCATGCACGACCCGGACCACATCGCCGCGGTGGAGGAGATCATCGCCTCGCGCGGGCGTCGCCGAGCCGGTGCGGAGGGCTGA